CCCATAGTGAGTTCCTGACCAGCCATAAAACCGAATAGCCCCAGGGCGCCAGTGTCGGCATCAAAGTAGTCCCAGCCCGGCTTGTAGTTACCGTCGATGACTCCTTGGGTAATCTTGGCGTAAATCGGACCCCAAACCCAGTACGGCGCGGTAAGGCACCTCTCCACCTTGCAAGAACCGACCCAGTCGTAAGTAACACCCCATTTACCCTTTGCCTGCGCCACATCGGCCACGGCGGGCGTATCCGCGCCCGTGAAGACCACCTGCGCGCCCGCGTCAAACAAAGAAGCGGCTGCTTCCTTTTCGATAATCGGGTCGTGCCAGGTATTTATCCAGCGCACATCCATCGTACATTCAGGGCAGGTCTTCTTCATGCCCAAGGCGATGGCGTTGCCCAGGCGGATCTCTTCGGGGATGGGGAAGGTTGCCATATAGCCCAGCTTCGGATTACCGTCCTGCTTGGCGCGGGCGCCGGCCAACATACCGGCCAGATACTTCATGTCCTCCATCGCTCCCATCAAGTTGCCGAAGTTCGTCTGGTTGGACTTGATGCCGGTCAGGTGGATGTACATGATGTTGGGGAACTCGCCGGCCACGACTTCCATCGGGTCCATGAAGCCGAAGGATGTGCCCAGGATCAGGTTGAAGCCCTTGCGGGAGAGGCTGCGGAAGACCTGTTCCGATTCAGCGCCTTCAGGGATGTTTTCCACATAGGCGATATGAACATTGGGGACATTCTGCTCGACATATTGCAGTCCTTCGTAGTGCGCCTGGCTCCAGCCCCCGTCGTCATGCGGACCGATGAGCACAGCGGCCACATTGAACTTGTCCTTGACGACGTCTGGGATCTGCATACCACCACTCTCCGCAACCGGCGTTGCCACTAGCGTCACAACAGTCGGTTTCGGTGTGGGTTCCGGGTTCGGCTGGAATTTGCTAAACTTAGTATCCGCGGGGTCGTAATTGTCTACAATCCCCAAAGTTACCAAGCCAGCATTCTTGGCCGCAATACCCC
This sequence is a window from Patescibacteria group bacterium. Protein-coding genes within it:
- a CDS encoding BMP family ABC transporter substrate-binding protein; the encoded protein is VTSTIVLPYASDAITFTLGTYHGDPVVAAVSDTSMVNAAASSMLAWLLFKGDTGLYTGISGGTSEEGHIGDVMVPQWMIHYQENYWCNQTSAGENACPPWFEPAYPAYGAMQIAPSSMPGGKSQYWFGASPALLAAAEKVSASKLASCSEGVCLTKPVNLVVGGRAGSSQTFLDNAEFREYLDKDLGLTFIEMEGSAFLHVCELLHKQCAVVRANSDLAGGGNPDDKLSDGSNPIGVFWGIAAKNAGLVTLGIVDNYDPADTKFSKFQPNPEPTPKPTVVTLVATPVAESGGMQIPDVVKDKFNVAAVLIGPHDDGGWSQAHYEGLQYVEQNVPNVHIAYVENIPEGAESEQVFRSLSRKGFNLILGTSFGFMDPMEVVAGEFPNIMYIHLTGIKSNQTNFGNLMGAMEDMKYLAGMLAGARAKQDGNPKLGYMATFPIPEEIRLGNAIALGMKKTCPECTMDVRWINTWHDPIIEKEAAASLFDAGAQVVFTGADTPAVADVAQAKGKWGVTYDWVGSCKVERCLTAPYWVWGPIYAKITQGVIDGNYKPGWDYFDADTGALGLFGFMAGQELTMGMKDLPPEVLQEVSDLLAKMLKGEFTRFDVFTGPINDNKGNVVVPVGERLEQVDLDAFPEYGLDCKYCMKWWAEGITAELPQ